Proteins from a single region of Rhipicephalus sanguineus isolate Rsan-2018 chromosome 5, BIME_Rsan_1.4, whole genome shotgun sequence:
- the LOC125758481 gene encoding uncharacterized protein LOC125758481: MSATIRSRVLPNSEGSRAAPEAARFRITAAVSCSTETSVRGPEFGGSESVSPAPAAAGVAEEDVAQDLPRAPTPHAAAARWGQPAGRGAGVTSRKHQAAGPGIIGKLRQVQLLGDVVHELQGVGTLARALIAAEATCTVICKD; encoded by the exons atgagcgctactattcgcagcagggtcttgccaaactccgagggcagcagag cggcacccgaggcggccagatttcggattaccgcggccgtGTCGTGCTCGACAGagacgagtgtgcgaggcccagagttcggggggtctgaatcg gtgagccctgctccagctgctgctggtgtggctgaagaggatgtggcccaggatcttccccgtgccccaactc ctcatgccgcagctgcgagatgggggcaaccggcaggccgaggcgctggagttactagccgcaaacaccaggcggcagggccaggcatcattggaaagctgcgccaggttcaacttctcggtgacgtggtccacgaactgcaaggcgttggtaccctcgcccgggccctcattgcagcggaagccacctgcacagtgatttgtaaagactag